From the Hymenobacter yonginensis genome, one window contains:
- a CDS encoding PhoX family protein — protein sequence MHTPTLSARLLAALALSASLAACSDDNDEASTNSVKLDNYSVTPVLAKTLPGFESVKLYSLISSDDKLAASPDFMFGGSADGAGLLRNPDGKGFTLLVNHEDNLAISRVRFDETLRPVGGEYLLNSDGGRWRLCSGTMVTPEEHGFGPYFLSAGESAVDAQTHLIQPFADNNTQSTPKGVRGLGYWSAENAVPLPKTAYPGKTVVLTGEDASDATGGQLALYLSNALGDLDGGQQYMLRRRDLNQREKDMATGQRYEVEFVAIPDYKNLTGTQMQAQVDPLKAIKFGRVEDIDYRKGGGANGREVYFNVTGQDFTGVNADQSRTKWGRTYRLVLNEQNPLLGTLELVLDGDDRAGKAKDFQNPDNLCVTQNYVYVQEDSNGYGTETHDAYIYQYTIATGELKKVLELDHRRTEADKDKYNVTGTSYTPGASSKGSWEYGALVDVSDVVGQPNTFTLCIQPHSWRAQKYKDGGARPNNGNDQASQVVILSGLPR from the coding sequence ATGCACACTCCTACCCTTTCGGCCCGCCTGCTGGCGGCGCTGGCCCTCTCGGCTTCGCTGGCCGCCTGCTCCGACGACAACGACGAGGCCTCGACCAACAGCGTCAAGCTCGACAACTACTCCGTGACGCCGGTGCTGGCCAAAACCCTACCCGGTTTCGAGAGCGTGAAGCTGTACTCGCTGATCAGCTCCGACGACAAGCTGGCCGCCTCGCCCGACTTCATGTTCGGGGGCTCGGCCGACGGCGCGGGCCTGCTGCGCAACCCCGACGGCAAGGGCTTCACCCTGCTGGTCAACCACGAAGACAACTTGGCCATTTCCCGGGTGCGCTTCGATGAAACCCTGCGCCCCGTCGGGGGCGAATACCTGCTCAACTCCGACGGCGGCCGGTGGCGGCTGTGCTCGGGCACGATGGTGACGCCCGAGGAGCACGGCTTCGGCCCCTACTTCCTGAGCGCCGGCGAAAGCGCCGTGGACGCCCAGACCCACCTGATTCAGCCCTTCGCCGACAACAACACCCAGAGCACGCCCAAAGGGGTGCGGGGCCTGGGCTACTGGAGCGCCGAAAACGCCGTACCTCTGCCCAAAACGGCCTACCCCGGTAAAACCGTGGTGCTCACCGGCGAGGACGCCTCCGACGCCACCGGCGGCCAGCTGGCCCTGTACCTGAGCAACGCCCTCGGCGACCTGGACGGCGGCCAGCAGTACATGCTGCGCCGCCGCGACCTCAACCAGCGCGAAAAGGACATGGCTACGGGCCAGCGGTACGAGGTGGAATTTGTGGCCATCCCCGACTACAAGAACCTCACCGGCACGCAGATGCAGGCCCAGGTTGACCCGCTGAAGGCCATCAAGTTCGGCCGGGTGGAGGACATCGACTACCGCAAGGGCGGCGGGGCTAACGGCCGCGAGGTGTACTTCAACGTGACGGGCCAGGACTTCACGGGTGTGAATGCCGACCAGAGCCGCACCAAGTGGGGCCGCACCTACCGCCTCGTGCTCAACGAGCAGAACCCGCTGCTGGGCACCCTGGAGCTGGTTCTCGACGGCGACGACCGCGCCGGTAAGGCGAAGGACTTCCAGAACCCCGACAACCTCTGCGTGACCCAGAACTACGTGTATGTGCAGGAGGACTCGAACGGCTACGGCACCGAAACCCACGATGCCTACATCTACCAGTATACCATTGCCACCGGCGAGCTGAAGAAGGTGCTGGAGCTGGACCACCGCCGCACCGAAGCCGACAAAGACAAATACAACGTGACGGGCACCAGCTACACCCCGGGCGCTTCTTCCAAAGGCAGCTGGGAATACGGTGCGCTGGTAGATGTGTCGGACGTGGTGGGCCAGCCCAATACGTTTACCCTGTGCATCCAGCCCCACTCCTGGCGCGCCCAGAAATACAAAGATGGCGGCGCCCGGCCGAACAACGGCAACGACCAGGCCAGCCAGGTGGTCATCCTGAGCGGCCTGCCCCGCTAA
- a CDS encoding cytochrome-c peroxidase — protein sequence MKRALLLLTSALVLIWASCQRTGPSAATSEPAPTPAGQVLGQYHRHVAQFDSVVAVLQRAVATGQPAARQRRAFLVARLAWKRVELLAEYYSPSTAKALNGPALGEVEEFDQQQRVRAPEGLQVLETYFYPALYAPARRPEVLEQLALVHSSLLSLRHAADGLTLTDRHVFDAARLEVFRVMTLGLTGFDTPASPGAVAEAAAALTTVQATVAPYQRRLPAPAARRLAARFGAALGYLRRHPDAARFDRLTFLARYAEPLSRQLWATQQALGIPAFPETRALRADAPSLFAPEAFEPAAFAPSTTARPVLAQVALGRQLFFDPVLSGNSSRSCASCHQPARAFTDGQARSVAFGGRGAVARNAPTLLNAALQRTQFHDGRVSFLEDQAAAVLANPTEMHGSMAAAARLLTRSPAYRAAFARAFAAAPAAPVQEAQLKAALAAYLRSLVRLNSPFDQYLRGDTTALGPAAQRGANVFLGKAKCATCHFLPLFNGTVPPGFERTENEVLGTLAAPNRLRLDADPGRAGATGIQWQAHAFKTPTLRNISLTAPYMHQGTYRTLAEVVEFYNQGGGAGRGLTVPNQTLPPDPLHLTPREKQDLIVFLHSLTDTTGLRRETPRQLPTFPTELAHLNQRPVGGRY from the coding sequence ATGAAAAGAGCTTTACTTCTACTCACCTCGGCCCTAGTGCTGATATGGGCGAGCTGCCAGCGGACCGGCCCGTCGGCCGCCACTTCGGAGCCGGCCCCGACGCCGGCCGGGCAGGTACTGGGCCAGTACCACCGCCACGTGGCGCAGTTTGATTCGGTGGTGGCAGTGCTGCAGCGGGCCGTGGCTACGGGTCAGCCGGCGGCCCGGCAGCGGCGGGCATTTCTGGTGGCGCGGCTGGCCTGGAAGCGGGTGGAGCTGCTGGCCGAGTACTACAGCCCCTCCACCGCCAAGGCCCTCAACGGCCCCGCGTTGGGCGAGGTGGAGGAATTCGACCAGCAGCAGCGGGTGCGGGCTCCCGAGGGTTTGCAGGTGCTGGAAACGTACTTCTACCCCGCCCTCTACGCCCCGGCCCGCCGACCCGAGGTGCTGGAGCAGCTGGCCCTGGTGCACAGCAGCCTGCTAAGCCTGCGCCACGCCGCCGACGGCCTCACCCTCACCGACCGCCACGTGTTCGACGCGGCCCGGCTGGAGGTGTTCCGGGTGATGACGCTGGGGCTGACGGGCTTCGATACGCCCGCCTCGCCGGGGGCCGTGGCCGAGGCCGCCGCCGCGCTGACCACCGTGCAGGCCACCGTGGCTCCTTACCAGCGCCGCCTGCCCGCCCCCGCCGCCCGCCGCCTCGCGGCCCGATTCGGAGCGGCGCTGGGCTACCTGCGCCGCCACCCCGACGCCGCCCGCTTCGACCGGCTCACGTTTCTGGCCCGCTACGCCGAGCCGCTCAGCCGGCAACTGTGGGCCACCCAGCAGGCCCTGGGCATTCCGGCCTTCCCCGAAACCCGCGCCCTACGCGCCGATGCGCCCTCGTTGTTTGCTCCCGAGGCGTTTGAGCCGGCGGCCTTCGCCCCCTCCACCACCGCGCGGCCGGTTCTGGCGCAGGTGGCGCTGGGCCGGCAGCTGTTCTTCGACCCCGTGCTGTCGGGCAACAGCAGCCGCAGCTGCGCCAGCTGCCACCAGCCAGCCCGCGCCTTCACCGATGGGCAGGCCCGGAGCGTGGCCTTCGGGGGCCGGGGGGCGGTGGCCCGCAACGCGCCCACCCTGCTCAACGCCGCCCTGCAGCGCACCCAGTTCCACGACGGCCGGGTGAGCTTCCTGGAAGACCAGGCCGCGGCCGTGCTGGCCAACCCCACCGAAATGCACGGCTCGATGGCCGCCGCGGCCCGGCTGCTCACGCGCAGCCCCGCCTACCGGGCCGCCTTTGCCCGGGCTTTCGCAGCCGCCCCCGCTGCGCCCGTGCAGGAGGCGCAGCTGAAGGCCGCCCTGGCGGCTTACCTCCGCTCCCTGGTGCGCCTGAATTCGCCCTTCGACCAGTACCTGCGCGGCGACACCACGGCGCTGGGCCCGGCGGCCCAACGCGGGGCCAACGTGTTTCTGGGCAAGGCCAAATGCGCCACCTGCCACTTTCTGCCGCTGTTCAACGGCACCGTGCCGCCCGGCTTCGAGCGCACCGAAAACGAGGTCCTGGGCACCCTGGCCGCTCCCAACCGCCTCCGCCTCGACGCCGACCCCGGCCGGGCCGGAGCCACCGGCATACAGTGGCAGGCCCACGCCTTCAAAACGCCCACCCTGCGCAACATCTCCCTCACCGCGCCCTACATGCACCAGGGCACTTACCGCACCCTGGCCGAGGTGGTGGAGTTCTACAACCAAGGCGGCGGCGCGGGCCGGGGCCTCACGGTGCCCAACCAAACCCTCCCGCCCGACCCGCTCCACCTCACCCCCCGCGAAAAGCAGGACCTGATAGTCTTCCTCCACTCCCTCACCGATACCACCGGCCTCCGCCGCGAAACCCCGCGCCAGCTCCCCACATTCCCAACTGAGCTGGCCCATCTCAACCAGCGCCCCGTAGGCGGCCGGTACTGA
- a CDS encoding choice-of-anchor I family protein: MRQTLLSGATAGLLCLALAGTAAAQTTPALRFTAVTAVANENAGTVSVPVSVTNPGTAASTVEVALVPGLGTATVGTDFTYAAPQTLTFPAGATANQTLTIPLTDDVLAEGAEYFTLRLQNPANATLTAGFTEVLVYIKDNDTQAPPRAGNLRLNLLGSYQNGVAFTTATPPVQINSAEIVAHDPSTQRLYVANSIGGKLDILNFATPGTITPLASISMAPYGGINSVAVRNGLVACAVEDAVLQNAGKIVFFDQNGNFLKQVTAGALPDMITFSPDGRYLLTANEGEPNATYSNDPLGSVTVVDVSDPIANLTQANVTTVDFSSFNGQAAALRAAGIRIYGGPAGGPASSVAQDLEPEYVTISADSRTAYIGLQENNAVATLDLATLQFTALRPIGYQDHSQPGFSFDASDQSADVLMANWPVRGMRQPDAIASFELPAALGGGRYLLTANEGDAREYSGTGGLVEAVRLGNAAYPLDPTAFPQAALLKNNSVLGRLNVTNKLGDTDGDGDFDQIYAFGGRSFSILNATTGALLHDSGDLLERLTSTDPTFGNIFNASNGANEAPTRKNRSDDKGPEPEGAAIGVIRDTTYAFISLERQGGVLVMNVNDPANPRLVQYINNRSLTAGTGDQGPEGLVFVSAANSPTRAPLLILANEISSTVAVYQIGLRGPLSTATARTAAPLYLYPNPSQGGQVQLSRPVSGLLHDVLGRPVRTLTKALQLETADLAPGVYVLRADDGASSKLVVR, from the coding sequence ATGCGTCAAACTTTACTTTCGGGAGCCACCGCCGGACTGCTTTGCCTGGCGCTGGCCGGCACGGCCGCCGCCCAAACCACCCCCGCGCTGCGCTTCACCGCCGTCACGGCGGTAGCCAATGAAAACGCGGGAACGGTCAGCGTGCCGGTGTCCGTCACCAACCCCGGCACGGCGGCCAGCACCGTGGAGGTAGCGCTGGTGCCCGGCCTGGGCACGGCCACGGTCGGTACTGATTTCACCTACGCCGCCCCCCAGACGCTGACCTTCCCGGCCGGCGCCACGGCCAACCAGACCCTGACCATTCCGCTCACCGACGATGTGCTGGCGGAAGGGGCCGAGTATTTCACGCTGCGCCTGCAGAACCCCGCCAACGCCACCCTGACGGCCGGTTTCACCGAGGTGCTGGTGTATATCAAAGACAACGACACGCAGGCGCCCCCGCGTGCCGGCAATCTGCGCCTGAATCTGCTGGGTAGCTACCAGAATGGAGTGGCTTTCACGACGGCCACCCCGCCGGTGCAAATCAACTCCGCTGAAATTGTGGCCCACGACCCGAGCACACAGCGCCTGTACGTGGCCAACTCCATCGGCGGCAAGCTCGATATTCTCAATTTCGCCACGCCGGGCACCATTACCCCGCTGGCCTCCATCAGCATGGCGCCCTACGGCGGCATCAATTCCGTGGCCGTGCGCAACGGCCTGGTAGCCTGCGCGGTGGAAGATGCCGTGCTGCAGAACGCCGGCAAAATCGTGTTCTTCGACCAGAACGGCAACTTCCTGAAGCAGGTGACGGCGGGCGCCTTGCCCGATATGATAACCTTCTCGCCGGATGGCCGCTACCTGCTGACGGCCAACGAAGGCGAGCCTAACGCGACCTACTCCAACGACCCGCTCGGCTCGGTGACGGTGGTGGACGTGAGCGACCCCATTGCCAACCTGACGCAGGCCAACGTGACGACCGTTGATTTCAGCAGCTTCAACGGCCAGGCGGCCGCGTTGCGGGCGGCCGGTATCCGCATCTACGGCGGCCCGGCGGGTGGGCCGGCCAGCTCCGTAGCGCAGGATCTGGAGCCGGAATACGTGACCATATCGGCTGATTCGCGCACGGCCTACATTGGCCTGCAGGAAAACAACGCCGTGGCTACGCTGGATCTGGCTACGCTGCAGTTCACGGCCCTGCGGCCCATCGGCTACCAGGACCACAGCCAGCCCGGCTTCAGCTTTGACGCTTCCGACCAGTCGGCCGACGTACTTATGGCCAACTGGCCGGTACGCGGCATGCGCCAGCCCGACGCCATTGCTTCCTTCGAGCTGCCCGCCGCTTTGGGTGGGGGCCGCTACCTGCTGACCGCCAACGAGGGAGATGCCCGCGAATACTCCGGCACCGGCGGGCTCGTGGAGGCCGTGCGCCTCGGCAATGCCGCCTACCCGCTCGACCCCACGGCCTTCCCGCAGGCCGCGCTGCTGAAGAACAATAGCGTGCTGGGCCGCCTAAATGTGACCAACAAGCTGGGCGATACCGACGGCGACGGCGACTTCGACCAGATTTATGCGTTCGGGGGCCGCTCGTTCAGCATCCTCAACGCCACCACCGGGGCTCTCTTGCATGACAGCGGCGACCTGCTGGAGCGGCTCACCAGCACCGACCCCACGTTCGGCAACATCTTCAACGCCAGCAACGGCGCCAACGAAGCGCCCACCCGGAAAAACCGCTCCGACGACAAAGGCCCCGAGCCCGAAGGCGCCGCCATCGGCGTGATTCGCGACACCACCTACGCCTTCATCAGCCTGGAGCGCCAGGGCGGTGTGCTGGTGATGAACGTAAACGACCCCGCCAACCCGCGGCTGGTGCAGTACATCAACAACCGCAGCCTGACCGCCGGCACCGGCGACCAGGGCCCCGAGGGGTTGGTATTCGTGTCGGCCGCCAACAGCCCGACCCGCGCGCCACTGCTGATTCTGGCCAACGAAATCAGCAGCACCGTGGCCGTGTACCAGATTGGTCTGCGCGGCCCGCTGAGCACGGCCACTGCCCGCACAGCCGCGCCGCTATACCTCTACCCCAACCCGAGCCAGGGCGGACAAGTGCAGCTGAGCCGGCCGGTGAGCGGCCTCCTTCACGACGTGCTGGGCCGCCCCGTCCGCACCCTAACCAAAGCCCTGCAGCTGGAAACCGCCGACCTCGCGCCGGGCGTGTACGTGCTGCGCGCCGACGATGGGGCCAGCTCCAAGCTGGTGGTGCGCTAA
- a CDS encoding GH1 family beta-glucosidase, with product MSALPAAFFPATTPALVTRADFGADFRWGVSAAAYQTEGAWNLDGKGPSIWDDFVRRRGRIKRAETAEVATDFYHRWPQDLELMKQMGIQDFRFSIAWSRIFPEGRGSINQKGIDFYDRLIDGCLAQGITPWPTLYHWDLPAALQQLGGWTNRSVVGWFTDYAQRVAARLGDRVQHWMVLNEPMVFTGAGHLLGVHAPGRRSLGAFLAATHHAALAQAEGGRALRAVLPATAQIGTTFSCSYLTPWRPGHARDARATRRADALLNRLFVEPALGLGYPVADVPLLGWLDRYMRPGDEALLPFAFDFLGVQNYTREVVRHAPYVPLLWAALVGAARRGVPHTDMGWEVYPESLYHMLKQFAAYPNAPRLLVTENGAAFPDQLRAGRVADPARQAYLQASIGQVLRARQEGVPVDGYFAWSFTDNFEWAEGYGPHFGLVHVAYETQRRTIKDSGHWYRRFLAGEASPAGPGTQALPACQAGIDDSVTNW from the coding sequence TTGTCTGCTCTGCCTGCCGCTTTCTTTCCGGCTACCACCCCGGCCCTGGTTACCCGCGCTGACTTCGGGGCCGACTTCCGCTGGGGCGTTTCGGCGGCGGCCTACCAGACGGAAGGGGCCTGGAACCTGGACGGCAAAGGGCCCAGCATCTGGGACGATTTCGTGCGCCGCCGCGGCCGCATCAAGCGCGCCGAAACCGCCGAGGTAGCCACCGACTTCTACCACCGCTGGCCGCAGGATCTGGAGCTGATGAAACAAATGGGGATACAGGATTTCCGCTTTTCCATCGCCTGGTCGCGCATTTTCCCGGAGGGTAGAGGTAGTATTAACCAAAAGGGAATAGACTTCTACGACCGGCTGATAGACGGCTGCCTGGCCCAAGGCATCACGCCTTGGCCCACGCTCTACCACTGGGATCTGCCGGCCGCGCTGCAGCAGCTCGGCGGCTGGACCAACCGCTCGGTGGTGGGCTGGTTCACCGACTACGCCCAGCGAGTGGCGGCCCGCCTCGGCGACCGGGTGCAGCACTGGATGGTGCTCAACGAGCCCATGGTGTTCACCGGGGCCGGGCACCTGCTGGGCGTGCACGCGCCGGGCCGCCGCAGCCTGGGCGCGTTTCTGGCTGCCACCCACCACGCCGCGCTGGCCCAGGCCGAGGGCGGCCGGGCTTTGCGGGCGGTGCTGCCCGCCACCGCCCAGATCGGCACCACGTTTTCCTGCTCCTACCTCACGCCCTGGCGGCCCGGCCACGCCCGCGACGCCCGCGCCACCCGCCGGGCCGATGCGCTGCTCAACCGTCTTTTCGTGGAACCCGCCCTGGGTTTGGGCTATCCCGTGGCCGACGTGCCGCTGCTCGGCTGGCTGGACCGCTACATGCGCCCCGGCGACGAGGCCCTGCTGCCTTTCGCCTTCGACTTTCTGGGCGTGCAGAACTACACCCGGGAGGTGGTGCGCCACGCGCCCTACGTGCCGCTGCTGTGGGCCGCGCTGGTAGGGGCCGCCCGGCGCGGCGTGCCCCACACCGATATGGGCTGGGAAGTGTACCCGGAAAGCCTCTACCACATGCTGAAGCAGTTTGCGGCCTACCCCAACGCGCCGCGCCTGCTGGTGACGGAAAACGGCGCCGCCTTCCCCGACCAGCTCCGGGCTGGCCGCGTGGCCGACCCGGCCCGGCAGGCGTATCTGCAGGCCAGCATCGGGCAGGTGCTGCGCGCCCGGCAGGAGGGCGTGCCGGTGGATGGGTACTTCGCCTGGTCGTTTACCGACAATTTTGAGTGGGCCGAGGGCTACGGGCCCCACTTCGGGCTGGTGCACGTGGCCTACGAAACCCAGCGCCGCACCATCAAGGACTCGGGGCATTGGTACCGCCGTTTTCTGGCCGGCGAGGCCAGCCCGGCGGGGCCCGGAACGCAGGCGCTGCCGGCCTGCCAGGCGGGTATTGATGATTCCGTAACTAATTGGTAA
- a CDS encoding glycosyltransferase family protein, with translation MNILYAIQGTGNGHLSRALDIVPLLQQRASRVDVLVSGPPADIELPFAVRYRCQGMGFVFGKKGGVNFVKTFWQMNSAAFLREIRLLPVEAYDVVISDFEPVSAWACRRQGRPCVALSHQSAVLSPHAPQPANADLVGRAVLRHYAPATHHYGFHFQAYAPHIQTPVIRQQVRALPARNEGHYTVYLPAFEEATLVKRLRYLSRSVRWEVFSKHSRQESEHGNVWVRPVSGAAFVDSLARSAGVLCGAGFETPAEALYLGKKLLVVPMKHQYEQACNAAALAAMGVPVVKNLKDRSLDVLDEWLRFGQPIPVDYPDATGAVLDQLLADAQAGWPAPALVV, from the coding sequence TTGAATATCCTCTACGCCATTCAGGGCACCGGCAACGGCCACCTCAGCCGCGCCCTCGACATTGTGCCGCTGCTGCAGCAGCGGGCCAGCCGGGTAGATGTGCTGGTGAGCGGCCCGCCCGCCGACATTGAGCTGCCGTTTGCCGTGCGCTACCGCTGCCAGGGCATGGGCTTTGTATTTGGGAAAAAGGGCGGGGTCAACTTCGTGAAGACCTTCTGGCAGATGAACTCGGCCGCTTTTCTGCGCGAGATTCGCCTGCTGCCCGTGGAGGCCTACGATGTGGTCATCAGCGACTTTGAGCCGGTATCGGCGTGGGCCTGCCGGCGGCAGGGGCGGCCCTGCGTGGCCCTGAGCCACCAGAGCGCCGTGCTGAGCCCCCACGCCCCGCAACCCGCCAACGCCGACCTGGTGGGCCGCGCCGTGCTGCGCCACTACGCGCCCGCCACCCACCACTACGGCTTTCACTTTCAGGCCTACGCGCCGCACATCCAGACGCCCGTTATCCGGCAGCAGGTGCGGGCGCTGCCGGCGCGCAACGAAGGCCACTACACGGTGTATCTGCCCGCTTTTGAGGAAGCCACGCTGGTGAAGCGGCTGCGCTACCTGAGCCGCTCGGTGCGCTGGGAGGTGTTCAGCAAGCACAGCCGCCAGGAGTCGGAGCACGGCAACGTGTGGGTGCGGCCCGTGAGCGGCGCCGCCTTCGTCGATAGCCTCGCCCGCAGTGCCGGGGTGCTGTGCGGGGCCGGCTTCGAGACGCCCGCCGAGGCGCTCTACCTGGGCAAGAAGCTGCTGGTGGTGCCCATGAAACACCAGTATGAGCAGGCCTGCAACGCCGCCGCGCTGGCGGCCATGGGCGTGCCGGTCGTGAAAAACCTCAAAGACCGCAGCCTCGACGTGCTGGACGAGTGGCTGCGCTTCGGCCAGCCCATACCCGTCGACTACCCGGACGCCACGGGCGCCGTACTGGACCAGCTGCTGGCCGATGCCCAGGCGGGCTGGCCGGCCCCGGCGCTGGTGGTGTAG
- a CDS encoding UDP-2,3-diacylglucosamine diphosphatase: protein MSGPSFKRRRVEVAVVSDVHLGTYGCHATELLRYLKSIRPRVLVLNGDIIDIWQFSKSYWPAAHMRVVRHLAGLAAKGVRIHYLTGNHDELLRKFAGTRLGALRIDNKLVLDLPHGKTWLFHGDVFDVTMRHSRWLARLGAHGYDLLILLNRLVNWGLLKLGRPRVALSKAVKDRVKSAVNLVSDFEQTAADIAADRGYRYVACGHIHCPEIRPVATAQGEVVYLNSGDWVENLTALEYTAEAGWSLYRYATDPRMQQPEPTTPAPDEADTAADTPVAALLADLLLEMNGKPAPEPQ, encoded by the coding sequence ATGAGCGGCCCCTCGTTCAAGCGTCGCCGGGTAGAGGTGGCCGTCGTTTCCGACGTGCACCTGGGCACCTACGGCTGCCACGCCACGGAGCTGCTGCGCTACCTGAAAAGCATCCGGCCGCGCGTGCTGGTGCTCAACGGCGACATCATCGACATCTGGCAGTTCAGCAAAAGCTACTGGCCCGCGGCCCACATGCGGGTGGTGCGCCACCTGGCGGGCCTGGCCGCCAAGGGCGTGCGCATCCACTACCTCACCGGCAACCACGACGAGCTGCTGCGCAAATTTGCCGGAACCCGGCTGGGCGCCCTGCGCATCGACAACAAGCTGGTGCTCGACCTGCCCCACGGCAAAACCTGGCTGTTTCACGGCGACGTGTTCGACGTGACCATGCGCCACTCGCGCTGGCTGGCCCGCCTGGGCGCCCACGGCTACGACCTGCTGATTCTGCTCAACCGCCTCGTGAACTGGGGCCTGCTGAAGCTGGGCCGCCCCCGCGTGGCGCTGTCGAAGGCCGTGAAGGACCGCGTGAAAAGCGCCGTGAACCTGGTCAGTGACTTCGAGCAGACGGCCGCCGACATTGCCGCCGACCGGGGCTACCGCTACGTGGCCTGCGGCCACATCCACTGCCCCGAAATCCGGCCCGTGGCCACGGCCCAGGGCGAGGTGGTGTACCTCAACTCCGGCGACTGGGTGGAAAACCTTACCGCGCTGGAATACACCGCTGAAGCCGGCTGGAGCCTCTACCGCTACGCCACCGACCCGCGGATGCAGCAGCCCGAGCCAACTACGCCCGCCCCCGACGAGGCCGACACCGCCGCCGACACGCCCGTGGCCGCCCTGCTGGCCGACCTGCTGCTTGAAATGAATGGCAAGCCTGCCCCCGAACCCCAGTGA
- a CDS encoding NUDIX domain-containing protein, producing the protein MHVTDRKTAYDGHFKLRLLTVQDGDEQLKRERFEPGRAVAALVWDTQKEQYVLTRQFRIGPEAEMLELAAGMIDGDEAPETAIRRELHEELGYDVDRLEQIAHIYPSPGTSAETITVYLAEVSHQSGQGGGLAEESEKIEAVFLSAEQLQQQQFEDAKTIIAVQWVRLHR; encoded by the coding sequence ATGCACGTAACCGACCGCAAAACTGCCTACGATGGCCACTTCAAACTCCGCCTGCTCACGGTGCAGGACGGCGACGAGCAGCTTAAACGGGAGCGTTTCGAACCGGGCCGGGCCGTGGCCGCGCTGGTCTGGGATACCCAAAAGGAGCAGTACGTGCTGACCCGGCAGTTCCGCATCGGGCCCGAGGCCGAGATGCTGGAGCTGGCCGCCGGCATGATCGACGGCGACGAAGCCCCGGAAACCGCCATCCGGCGCGAGCTGCACGAGGAGCTGGGCTACGACGTAGACCGGCTGGAGCAGATTGCCCACATCTACCCTTCGCCCGGGACGAGCGCCGAAACCATCACGGTGTACCTGGCCGAGGTCAGCCACCAGTCGGGGCAGGGGGGCGGGCTGGCCGAGGAAAGCGAGAAGATAGAGGCGGTGTTTCTGAGCGCCGAGCAGCTGCAGCAGCAACAGTTTGAAGACGCCAAAACCATTATTGCCGTGCAGTGGGTGCGCCTGCACCGGTAG